From a region of the Chitinophaga caseinilytica genome:
- a CDS encoding DUF1624 domain-containing protein — translation MELQNPARERVYSIDVLRGIVMIVMALDHVRDFFHTGALSSDPLNPETTHTALYLTRWVTHFCAPIFVFLSGMSVYLMNGRKTKGEISKFLLTRGLWLIFVELAIVSLGLSFNPLYNIFFLQVIWAIGISFVILSAFVYLPWGAILAIGAAITLSHNILDSYEAQPGFQPSPLWALLHRPGVALPLFPGHIALVLYPFLPWVGVMFLGYGCGRVFASDVSPAMRRSVLLTAGLGMVGLFFFLRALNVYGDPLRWDAWPHLSQTIFSFFNVQKYPPSLLYTCITIGPGLLALAALEHARNRFTAVCKVYGSVPFFYYVLHFYLIHGLTVVAFFISGYGTDQIADPNSPFLFRPIAFGYPLPVVYAIWIFVVAVLYLPCKRFAEYKRSHRKWWLSYV, via the coding sequence ATGGAACTCCAAAACCCCGCCCGTGAACGGGTCTATTCCATCGACGTGTTGCGCGGCATCGTGATGATCGTGATGGCGTTAGACCATGTCCGCGATTTCTTCCACACAGGCGCATTATCGTCTGACCCCCTGAATCCCGAAACCACCCATACCGCATTGTACCTCACCCGCTGGGTGACGCATTTCTGCGCGCCGATCTTCGTTTTCCTTTCCGGCATGTCCGTTTACCTCATGAATGGCAGAAAAACAAAAGGTGAGATCAGCAAATTCCTGTTAACGAGGGGTTTGTGGCTGATTTTCGTGGAACTGGCGATCGTGTCGCTGGGATTGTCGTTCAACCCGCTCTACAATATTTTCTTTTTGCAGGTGATCTGGGCCATCGGTATCAGTTTCGTCATACTTTCCGCGTTCGTGTACCTGCCCTGGGGCGCCATTCTCGCCATCGGCGCGGCCATCACCCTGTCGCACAATATCCTGGATTCTTACGAAGCGCAGCCGGGCTTCCAGCCTTCGCCACTGTGGGCGTTGCTGCACCGGCCGGGCGTTGCGTTGCCGTTGTTCCCGGGGCACATCGCATTGGTGCTGTATCCTTTCCTGCCCTGGGTGGGCGTCATGTTTTTGGGGTATGGCTGCGGACGGGTGTTCGCGTCCGATGTTTCCCCGGCGATGCGGCGCTCCGTGCTGCTAACGGCGGGCCTGGGGATGGTGGGCCTGTTCTTTTTCCTGCGGGCGCTGAACGTGTATGGCGATCCCTTGCGCTGGGATGCCTGGCCTCATTTATCGCAAACGATTTTCTCCTTCTTCAACGTACAGAAATACCCGCCGTCGCTGCTGTATACCTGTATCACCATCGGTCCGGGGCTCCTGGCGCTGGCGGCGCTGGAGCACGCGCGCAACCGGTTTACGGCCGTTTGCAAAGTATACGGCAGCGTGCCTTTCTTCTATTACGTGCTGCATTTCTACCTGATCCACGGGCTGACGGTAGTGGCGTTTTTCATCAGCGGATATGGTACAGACCAGATCGCCGACCCGAATTCGCCGTTCCTGTTCCGCCCTATCGCATTCGGATATCCGTTACCGGTAGTCTACGCCATCTGGATCTTCGTGGTGGCCGTTTTGTACCTGCCCTGCAAGCGGTTCGCGGAGTACAAGCGCAGCCATCGCAAATGGTGGCTGAGCTATGTGTAG
- a CDS encoding DinB family protein, with product MSLPVVLSEALQHIYQGQPWLDVTFMEHLRELDAAQASRRFDTSHNIWELVNHIIFWHQNVDRKLKGEKPEQEGDLPDFYFPENHGENNWQATLQRLDHSITHMAETIRNFPEEKLYSNVANTQHNAYYYIQGVLQHAAYHLGQIVLIRKYAENE from the coding sequence ATGTCTTTACCCGTAGTGCTGTCCGAAGCCTTGCAACACATTTACCAGGGCCAGCCCTGGCTCGATGTCACCTTCATGGAGCACCTCCGCGAGCTCGACGCCGCGCAGGCCTCCCGCCGCTTCGACACTTCGCATAATATCTGGGAACTGGTCAACCACATTATTTTCTGGCACCAGAACGTAGACCGCAAACTGAAAGGTGAAAAACCGGAGCAGGAAGGCGACCTTCCGGACTTCTATTTCCCCGAAAACCACGGCGAAAACAACTGGCAGGCTACGCTGCAGCGGCTCGACCATTCCATCACGCATATGGCCGAAACCATCCGCAATTTCCCGGAAGAAAAACTCTACTCCAACGTCGCCAATACCCAGCATAACGCCTATTATTATATCCAGGGCGTGCTGCAACACGCGGCCTATCACCTCGGCCAGATCGTCCTTATCCGGAAGTACGCTGAAAACGAATAA
- a CDS encoding acyl-CoA carboxylase subunit beta, translating into MDIQQMEFNRNEDHLKLLVSTMKQRLAVIEQGGGKKALEKVRQRGKLTPRERIAKLIDPNSTFTELGAFTAYEMYAEHGGCPAGGTVAGLGYVSGRLCMIVANDMTVKAGAWFPLTGKKNLRMQEIAMENKLPVIYLVDSAGVYLPMQDEIFPDKEHFGRIFRNNAKMSAMGITQIAAVMGSCVAGGAYLPIMSDEVLMVEGNGSIFLAGPYLVKAAIGEDIDAETLGGAVTHTEISGIADYKFQSDEECIERIRHIVSRIGKPASAGFDRIAPEAPAKSDDEIYGLIPADSSKSYDVREVIHRIVDGSVFEEYKEDYGKTILCGYARIEGWAVGIVANQRKMVKTKKGEMQMGGVIYNDSADKAARFIMNCNQKKIPLVFLQDVTGFMVGSRSEHAGIIKDGAKLVNAVSNSVVPKITVIIGNSYGAGNYAMCGKAYDPRFIFAWPNAKIAVMGGEQAAKTLLQIQVASLKAKGQEITPEAEAKLLKEITDRYNSQTTPYYAAARLWVDEIIDPRKTRETIARCLEATDFAPVEEAFRTGVIQV; encoded by the coding sequence ATGGATATTCAGCAGATGGAATTCAACCGGAACGAAGATCATTTGAAATTGCTGGTCAGCACCATGAAACAAAGACTGGCGGTCATCGAACAGGGCGGAGGGAAAAAGGCATTGGAGAAAGTCCGTCAGCGCGGCAAGCTCACACCCCGCGAGCGGATCGCCAAATTGATCGATCCAAACAGCACATTCACCGAGCTCGGCGCTTTCACCGCCTACGAAATGTATGCCGAACACGGCGGATGCCCGGCCGGTGGCACCGTGGCCGGACTTGGATATGTGAGCGGCCGTCTCTGCATGATCGTGGCCAACGATATGACCGTGAAAGCCGGGGCCTGGTTCCCGCTCACGGGCAAAAAGAACCTGCGCATGCAGGAAATCGCCATGGAAAATAAATTGCCCGTCATCTACCTGGTAGACTCCGCGGGCGTATATCTCCCCATGCAAGACGAGATCTTCCCCGACAAGGAACATTTCGGCCGCATCTTCCGCAACAACGCGAAAATGAGCGCCATGGGCATCACGCAGATCGCGGCGGTAATGGGGAGTTGCGTGGCCGGAGGGGCTTACCTGCCTATTATGAGCGATGAAGTGCTCATGGTCGAAGGTAACGGCTCCATTTTCCTGGCAGGGCCGTATCTCGTGAAAGCCGCCATCGGCGAAGACATCGACGCTGAAACCCTCGGCGGCGCCGTCACCCATACCGAAATTTCGGGCATCGCGGATTATAAATTCCAATCCGACGAAGAATGCATCGAGCGCATCCGCCATATTGTGTCGCGCATCGGTAAACCCGCCTCCGCCGGGTTCGACCGCATCGCGCCCGAGGCGCCCGCGAAAAGTGACGATGAAATATATGGCCTCATTCCGGCCGACAGCTCCAAATCCTACGACGTCCGCGAAGTGATCCACCGGATCGTGGACGGATCTGTGTTCGAAGAATACAAGGAAGACTACGGAAAAACCATCCTCTGCGGATACGCCCGTATCGAAGGCTGGGCCGTGGGCATCGTGGCCAATCAGCGGAAAATGGTCAAAACCAAAAAAGGTGAAATGCAGATGGGCGGGGTGATTTATAACGACTCCGCCGACAAGGCCGCCCGCTTCATCATGAACTGCAACCAGAAAAAAATCCCCCTCGTTTTCCTGCAAGACGTGACGGGCTTCATGGTGGGAAGCAGGTCGGAGCACGCCGGCATCATCAAAGACGGCGCCAAGCTCGTGAATGCCGTAAGCAACAGCGTGGTCCCCAAAATCACCGTGATCATCGGGAATTCTTACGGCGCGGGCAATTACGCCATGTGCGGCAAAGCCTACGATCCCCGTTTCATCTTCGCCTGGCCCAACGCCAAAATCGCAGTGATGGGCGGGGAACAGGCGGCGAAAACGCTGCTCCAGATCCAGGTGGCCTCGCTGAAAGCCAAAGGCCAGGAAATTACGCCGGAAGCCGAAGCGAAGCTCCTGAAAGAAATTACAGACCGGTACAACAGTCAGACCACGCCCTATTACGCCGCGGCGCGCCTGTGGGTAGACGAGATCATCGATCCCCGGAAAACCCGTGAAACCATCGCCAGGTGCCTCGAAGCAACAGACTTCGCACCGGTGGAAGAGGCTTTCAGGACCGGGGTCATACAAGTCTGA
- the rnhA gene encoding ribonuclease HI encodes MTNQHLIIYTDGAARGNPGRGGYGIVLIWGNTRREMSGGYRMTTNNRMELLAVIVALEALTRDGLSIQIYTDSQYLVNAVEKGWLWNWVKIGFKDKKNRDLWERFIPLYRKHKVKFNWVKGHASNPENNRCDQLATAAADGGNLLVDTGYEQGE; translated from the coding sequence TTGACGAATCAGCATTTGATCATATATACAGACGGCGCGGCAAGGGGAAATCCCGGAAGGGGAGGATACGGCATCGTGTTGATATGGGGGAACACTCGCCGGGAAATGTCGGGCGGCTACCGGATGACCACCAACAACCGCATGGAGCTCCTCGCGGTGATCGTGGCACTGGAGGCGCTTACCCGCGACGGACTTTCCATCCAGATCTATACAGACAGCCAGTACCTCGTGAACGCCGTCGAAAAAGGATGGCTGTGGAATTGGGTCAAGATCGGGTTTAAAGACAAAAAGAACCGCGACCTCTGGGAACGCTTCATCCCGCTGTACCGCAAACATAAAGTCAAATTCAACTGGGTCAAGGGCCACGCTTCCAACCCCGAAAACAACCGCTGCGACCAGCTGGCCACCGCTGCCGCAGACGGCGGCAACCTCCTCGTTGATACCGGTTACGAACAGGGAGAATAA
- a CDS encoding HlyD family secretion protein, with amino-acid sequence MPQIFPVAVIEHSAMSWLPRVQVRSQMIYTSVLLAVLICMLALPFIYVDVSVKSAGIVRPVAEKNELRSLVSGTIADVLVREGSHVEKGQLILRLQEDISNSKISQASFELQQREAYIADLARLSTGGGAPRTALYQQQYSRFTAAISEQQATMDKLGRDLEMYKKLFADKVVAEKELRDKQYEYDRSVTLYRSAVQQQRSAWAEELSRFRMESNRLQADAEQLEKQKEWNLIKAPVSGTIQQFNGKYPGGYLQTGEMIGIISPDSNLVAECLVSPKDIGYLKAGMPVRFQVDAFNYNEWGSVEGTVQSVDNDFTLVDNQPVFKVRCQFAATEVATAKGVKGQLKKGMTLQARFLLTRRSLFQLLYDKTDDWMNPNVIAKH; translated from the coding sequence ATGCCTCAGATTTTTCCCGTCGCGGTCATCGAGCATTCTGCCATGTCGTGGTTACCCCGCGTGCAGGTGCGATCCCAGATGATCTACACTTCCGTTTTGCTGGCTGTGCTCATTTGCATGCTGGCACTTCCGTTTATTTATGTGGACGTTTCCGTGAAATCCGCCGGCATCGTGCGGCCCGTTGCGGAAAAGAACGAACTGCGCAGCCTCGTTTCCGGAACCATCGCCGATGTGCTGGTCCGCGAAGGTTCGCATGTCGAAAAAGGACAGCTCATCCTGCGCCTGCAGGAAGATATCTCCAACAGTAAAATCTCCCAGGCTTCTTTCGAGCTCCAACAGCGCGAAGCCTACATCGCCGACCTGGCGCGCCTTTCCACCGGCGGCGGCGCCCCGAGGACAGCTCTGTACCAGCAGCAATACAGCCGGTTCACGGCAGCCATCAGCGAGCAACAGGCTACGATGGACAAGCTCGGCCGCGATCTGGAGATGTATAAAAAATTGTTCGCGGACAAAGTGGTGGCCGAAAAAGAGCTGCGCGATAAACAATACGAATACGACCGCTCCGTTACCCTCTACCGTTCGGCCGTCCAGCAGCAGCGAAGCGCCTGGGCAGAGGAGCTCAGCCGTTTCCGCATGGAAAGCAACCGGCTGCAGGCAGACGCCGAGCAGCTGGAAAAACAGAAGGAGTGGAACCTCATCAAAGCCCCCGTCAGCGGCACCATCCAGCAATTCAACGGTAAATATCCCGGCGGCTACCTGCAAACCGGGGAAATGATCGGTATTATCAGTCCAGACAGCAACCTCGTGGCCGAATGCCTCGTGAGCCCCAAAGACATCGGCTATCTCAAAGCCGGCATGCCCGTCCGTTTCCAGGTAGACGCATTTAATTATAATGAATGGGGCTCGGTGGAAGGAACGGTGCAGAGCGTCGATAACGACTTCACATTGGTCGACAACCAGCCCGTGTTCAAGGTGCGCTGCCAATTCGCCGCCACGGAAGTGGCTACCGCCAAAGGCGTGAAAGGCCAGCTGAAAAAGGGGATGACCCTCCAGGCCAGGTTCCTCCTTACCCGCCGCAGCCTGTTCCAGCTCCTGTACGATAAAACGGACGACTGGATGAACCCGAACGTTATCGCGAAGCACTAA